The sequence CCTGGGCCACCAGGACCGCCAGGACCGCCGGGAGGACCACCTGGACCACCAGGACCACCGGGAGGACCACCGGGACCGCCAGGACCGCCGGGAGGACCGCCTGGGCCACCAGGACCGCCGGGAGGACCGCCTGGGCCACCAGGACCGCCGGGAGGACCACCTGGACCACCGGGACCGCCAGGACCGCCGGGAGGACCACCTGGACCACCAGGACCACCGGGAGGACCGCCTGGGCCACCAGGACCATCAGGAGGGCCACATGGAGGACATTCTGGAGGCCCATCTGGAGGACCGCCTGGGCCACCAGGACCATCAGGAGGGCCACATGGAGGACATTCTGGGGGACCATCGGGAGGTCCGTCTGGAGGCCCATCTGGAGGACCACATGGAGGACACTCTGGGGGACCATCGGGTGGACCGTCGGGAGGGCCACATGGAGGGCAATCTGGAGGAGGCGTACCCTGAGCGACTCGTCTGACAAGGCTGTAATCTGAAGAAGTGTGCGAAGTAGGTGCCGAGATGGCCCCGATAGCCAGCAGGGCCATCACAACAAGTTGAAACTGCATGATGGAAAAAGAGCCGCAGCTAAAAGATCAAAGGATAatggcaaagaagaaagagaagcaaatGTATTTAGGCCGTCCTCATGCACTATCGTTTGCTTGGTTGTTTCGTCCTGGCAGGCTCAAGTTGGAGGGAGAAAGAAGGCTCCTTATATGAGTTTCGACAGCGCTTCGGAGTTGAGAGGAGGGAAATCAGATGGCAGTGAAACAAGGATGTCCTTGCTAGCATTCAAAGATAAATGAGGTTGAATGCTGGTTAAGAGGTGATCAGGCCATGACTCTGCCTGCGGGGTTGGCTTCAACCCCTCTCATCCATCAAAGATGGAATAGTCGAAGCCAACTCTAGGTCTTGTTAACGCGCTTGAAAGACCCATTGCGAGCTTCATACCCCTGATCCCATAGGCTTGATGGTGACGAATGCAAGCTTCTCTTCCCATTAGGCCCTACCAAATGTCGATCAAGGATATCAAAGCAATGGGGAAATCGACATTCAATTGAGGTGCTGAAGAGCACGCGAAACATTGTTCTTCTGGGATCATGATTGAATGTCTTCAGGGAAACCAATGATTTGAAACGAATGGCACCAGGTCATCCTATCGCTCTCGACTTCAACATGAAACAGTGCTGATGCCCTCTGGATATGTTGTCAGCAGTGATGCGCCCAGCCTGCGGAGCAAAATTGCTTTTCGGGTTAATTATTTCCCTGCCCGGAGAGAGAATGCAAAGTACCTTTCTTTGCTTCGCGTGTTCTGTATCCTTAAATCTCGCCTAATCAACAGATCGCCCTTACAGGGGCTAGTAACCTCTGACGATCGCTGCGACGGATGTTTATCGTTGACTTGTTTGGTGAAGGGCGACGTTGAGGTTAACACGTGACGCCGAGTCTTCCCCAAGTTGGCGCTAACTAGAAACGGATAGTGCCCTAGAACTTGGACTCCTTAGTCATGCTGTCTAAACATCTTTCCCTCGTTTTTCACCCCTTGACATAGGAAGTATTCGTCAGTCGGGAGTAtgtgaagagagaagatacGTAGGTCGATTATGAGTTTCAGGCCGTTGGTAGGTGTTTCCAAAAGGCGAATTATTTCTCTTCACAGGATAGAAAAACGAGCATGCCTCCTCCGCATCTAGCCACTTGTCTTTGGCTCAAAACAACGGCGATCGGATTTTCGTGGTCAATCGGACGTTTCAGCTGCTGAATTAGCTTTAGCTCGATCTCGTTCCTTGGGAATTGGCTGCTGATCTTCCACATTCATCATCTGATCCAGTGCGCGACAAGCAGTTGGTTTTGAGAGCTTATAAGGACCAAGGTGACCAAGGACACCACCAAGCTTTCAATCACGCATATGAAAGGTGCGCGAGAATACCTGGGTTAGGCCTGCCAGAACAACAAGCATGAGAACTGTGAAACAACGGAATCATCCCGCTCACGCTTCAATCCACGCCACTTTGGCGTAAGCTCGCTGGGGGACCCTGCCTTAAGTTTTCTCCCGGGATCCCGATCCTTCATTCGACGCTCTTGTTGAAGGGTATTCGACGGCATGAAATTTCCTATTTTCCTTCGATTGCTTCCCATTTGACTGCAATCTTCCCTTATGATATCCTCGTGTGTGTACGCGTCAAAAGTAGCCGAAAAGATTCCACAGCACACATTGCACACACATCCATGTGCACATACTCCCTACATACAACGGGAATCAAATATAAACGGCCCGCTGGGGGAGCGGGGTTAGATCCTGATGTTAAAAGCATACACAGCCTCAGAAGGAGCCGTTGGGAGAACCTCGTGTCTTTTCATGCCTACGAAGTCATTggaaagaaatatcaaatctAGACGAAGTTGACCGGGAAATTCCATTGGTCTCATAAGTCACATATATAATGTATGtcctccgtacggagtatgcctgtacagtacatacatacattgTGAGATGAAACCCTTTTTTGAACCCCCCGCCACCTGGGTTGCCGCATGGCTTCCATTGGCATAGATAAGCACAGCATAAGGAGCGGAAAATCCTGGCTAATTCTCGATCCGCGTAACCTCTCTCCCGCGGCGGATATTTCAACACCATAAGATACAATATAAGAACGGAGGACTCCGTAGACCGTGAGGTTTTACTATATCCCGTCAACGTGATGTGTCACTCAGCCCTAGACAGGCTaccacccccccccccccccccccccacacACCAAAAACTCAAAGCTTCACCTGGAATCGAGGATGGGTTCTGATTCTCTCCCCATATTTAAGCAGAAAAAAGGGGATCGGGGCCAGGGCTAACGCAATGAACGCTAGCAAACTCGTTCCCCACCCTATGCCCAAGGTTTCATACAACCTGGTCCCCGCTAGGGGTAGCGTCGCGGCGACGATGGATCGAAGAACGATGTTGGCGGAGATGGCACTTGCGGAGTAGATTGTGTATGTATCGATCAGATATGCCATAATCGAAAAAAAGTAGCATAACGTTCCGGCCCCGATGAGCGCCGTGCCAAAGATTGGAACGAGCCAATGCAAACGGTACATCGCGGTCCAGCCATAAAATAAGTAGCCCAGTGGCAAGACTATGGCACCCAACGCGAGCGGCGGAAGACGCCATTCTGGCTTTGGAGGACCATTGGCATTGGCCCTTTTCATTCGAGCGATGTATCGGTCAGAAAATAATGCTGCAATGATTTGTGTTACCACGTATCCTATGCCGATGCCTATATATACCAGACCGATCGAAGACGGCTTAAAGCCGTATTGCTTTCCAAAGACGAAGGGAAAAGTCGTGAAAAGAAAGTAGCTATAACCATATGAGATGGTAATTTTGAGTGCCATGAGAAAGACAATCGGCGAGAAGAGAAGTAGCTTGGTAGGGCGGAGGATTGCCATCTTAAAGAGATACCCAGGGGTTTCGCCTTTATCATATTTCGTGGTCAGCTCCATATTTCCAGTTTCTTGTCTTAGCTGGGAGGCTTTGCGGCCCAAGATGACCGGAGCATAGGTTTCGCGCAGTAGCAATAGTGATATAATGGTGAGTGTTCCACTCTTGTCATCATCAATGACAGCACACGGTTTCAGCGTCGGGGGCTATTAGAACATACTGCAATTGTCATCATCCAAAATACCCAACGCCATCCAGTGCTATCAGTCATAAAGCCGCCTACAATTGGCCCTGAAACAAGGAGTCAGCTTACGAGCACAGCGTTTCACATCATGGTTGACTTCGCACCAACTACCGGGCCCTACAGTATCGATCAGCAGATAAAAGCATAGAGTTCGCTCATTTTATTAGACAGGACCCAAATAACTCAGAGTAAAATATACGCACCATCAAGGGCCCCATACCCCACACACTCAAAGCGACTCCCCGCCTTTCCAACGGGATCAGATCAGCTATTGTTCCACCGCTCAGAGAAAGCGATGGACATCCAGCTAGTCCCATAAAAAACCGAAATACAATTAGCATGGTCAAATTGCTACTGAGAGCGCAAGCCATTGAGGAGAGGGTAAGAAATAAGTTGGAAGCGTGGTATAGTGGATTCCTCCCATACAACTCGCTTAATGGGGGCAAGACCAGCGGACCAACAGCCCAACCAATGGCAAAAACAGAGACAGTGAAGCTGGAGAGAGCACCGCTGTCTATGTTGAATTCATGCATCACCTCGGGGACGCTGGGTGCGAAGACCGTTGATCCAAAAGCGCTACCGAGATGGGTTATTGAGAATTCCGCTTCTAGGCAAATTTTTCACGTACTTGAGAAAGGTAACGACAGAAACTATTGTAATCGTCATCCATCTTCGAACGGAAGACCAGTTTATGGGATTTTGGGGGTCATCTGGTCCATCCCAGTCAACAATATTGGATTTTTCAGGAGTTGTCTGCAAAGACTCTTGCGCTGCTATTTCTGAGGTTATTTCACTTCCATGGGAAGTCTGGGGATGAGATCCTGTTTCAACGTCTGCGGCATTTACCGTCATAATGCCAGCTAAAGAAAGACACCAAAGGAAGCGTTGTAGCAAACCAGCGAGAAGATTCAAAGATATGCGGTGCAGATTGCGGCACCATTGCGCCTTTTATATTCAACCCGCGGTCTCCAGGACTCCCGGAGGAGGCCGTAATTGGAGAAGGGGTAGCGGAGAGCGGAAGGGCAGGGGAGCACCTGTTCCAGGCGTAGGGCCTCGTTATCGCCCGTATCCCATATGACGATCTACAAAGGTCTCGATGACTCCTGTGTCCAGGGTGAAGTCCTCTGACATCTCACAGGGtagttctgaatttcaggctgTGTAACACAATATAGAGCAGCATTTTGGTAATTG is a genomic window of Coccidioides posadasii str. Silveira chromosome 3, complete sequence containing:
- a CDS encoding uncharacterized protein (EggNog:ENOG410Q5AN~COG:G~TransMembrane:8 (i62-83o103-127i231-254o274-295i316-337o343-364i376-396o408-431i)) — protein: MTVNAADVETGSHPQTSHGSEITSEIAAQESLQTTPEKSNIVDWDGPDDPQNPINWSSVRRWMTITIVSVVTFLNAFGSTVFAPSVPEVMHEFNIDSGALSSFTVSVFAIGWAVAGCPSLSLSGGTIADLIPLERRGVALSVWGMGPLMGPVVGPIPPTLKPCAVIDDDKSGTLTIISLLLLRETYAPVILGRKASQLRQETGNMELTTKYDKGETPGYLFKMAILRPTKLLLFSPIVFLMALKITISYGYSYFLFTTFPFVFGKQYGFKPSSIGLVYIGIGIGYVVTQIIAALFSDRYIARMKRANANGPPKPEWRLPPLALGAIVLPLGYLFYGWTAMYRLHWLVPIFGTALIGAGTLCYFFSIMAYLIDTYTIYSASAISANIVLRSIVAATLPLAGTRLYETLGIGWGTSLLAFIALALAPIPFFLLKYGERIRTHPRFQVKL
- a CDS encoding uncharacterized protein (SECRETED:SignalP(1-17)), producing the protein MQFQLVVMALLAIGAISAPTSHTSSDYSLVRRVAQGTPPPDCPPCGPPDGPPDGPPECPPCGPPDGPPDGPPDGPPECPPCGPPDGPGGPGGPPDGPPECPPCGPPDGPGGPGGPPGGPGGPGGPPGGPGGPGGPGGPPGGPGGPGGPPGGPGGPGGPPGGPGGPGGPPGGPGGPGGPPGGPGGPGGPGGPPDGPPECPPCGPPDGPGGPGGPPGGPGGPGGPPGGPGGPGGPPGGPGGPGGHPGGPGGPGGPPGGPPSGPPSGPPGGSGGPGGPPGGSSRRRVPIAF